A window from Pseudarthrobacter sp. BIM B-2242 encodes these proteins:
- a CDS encoding DUF4031 domain-containing protein has product MTVYVDSMRMRATVGRITANWSHLSADTTDELLEFAARLGLRASWIQNPGHVWKEHFDVTDSKRELAIRLGAKPITMQEAVTLWTAKREAARAA; this is encoded by the coding sequence ATGACCGTCTACGTCGACAGCATGCGGATGCGCGCCACGGTCGGCAGGATCACGGCCAACTGGTCCCACCTGAGCGCCGACACCACCGACGAGCTCCTCGAGTTCGCGGCCAGGCTCGGGCTCAGGGCCTCCTGGATCCAGAACCCCGGCCACGTCTGGAAGGAACACTTCGACGTCACCGACTCCAAGCGAGAGCTGGCCATCAGGCTCGGGGCCAAGCCCATCACCATGCAGGAGGCGGTCACGCTGTGGACCGCGAAGCGGGAAGCGGCCCGGGCAGCGTAA